From Passer domesticus isolate bPasDom1 chromosome 5, bPasDom1.hap1, whole genome shotgun sequence, the proteins below share one genomic window:
- the LOC135301020 gene encoding uncharacterized protein LOC135301020, with translation MQPLSAAIPPASIFSGLPPQAGALSPPFPAARAGRPGGKGSGRVLGSGAPAGEAQSPLRREGQDPAALRHLRFGSPFAGDTGVFAWRACAWKHKLEELAALLSRYHQGFFKTLGLSGSSAEGARWAHSSVCSHVPPGVPRLLRGPGLMLVPLLDVFPPRPPLSRSMRRSGGCVKWRDCLRGAVCRHRLLPPEAPVLASKKNSPKCNIHSVSVCPFRPE, from the coding sequence ATGCAACCACTCAGCGCCGCGATCCCCCCTGCCTCCATTTTCTCTGGGCTCCCCCCGCAGGCAGGCGCCCTCAGCCCGCCCTTCCCTGCGGCCCGAGCGGGCCGGCCCGGCGGGAAGGGCTCGGGACGGGTGCTGGGCAGCGGGGCCCCGGCTGGCGAGGCGCAGAGCCCGCTCCGCCGTGAGGGGCAGGACCCGGCGGCCCTCAGACATCTTCGTTTCGGTTCCCCCTTCGCCGGCGACACGGGCGTGTTCGCTTGGAGGGCCTGTGCGTGGAAACACAAACTGGAAGAGTTGGCGGCTCTCCTCTCCCGTTATCACCAGGGGTTTTTTAAAACTCTTGGGCTCTCTGGAAGCAGCGCTGAAGGGGCGCGGTGGGCGCACAGCTCCGTGTGCTCGCATGTCCCTCCGGGGGTTCCTCGGCTCCTCCGCGGCCCCGGATTAATGCTTGTGCCGCTCCTGGATGTGTTCCCACCCCGTCCTCCGCTGTCCCGTTCAATGCGCAGGAGCGGTGGCTGTGTAAAATGGCGAGACTGTCTGCGTGGTGCTGTGTGCAGGCACCGCCTGCTCCCCCCCGAGGCTCCCGTCCTTGCATCTAAAAAAAATTCCCCTAAATGTAACATCCACAGCGTCTCGGTCTGTCCTTTCCGTCCCGAGTAA